A stretch of DNA from Alicyclobacillus acidocaldarius subsp. acidocaldarius Tc-4-1:
CGGGATATCCTGCAGGCGTCAAGGGCGACGGGCGAAGATCCCATCGCGGACTGGGAGCAGCACATCGCCAACCTGAAGCGCCGAGCGGCCTGGCTGAACGGCCTCAAGATTCACGCGCTGCACTATCGGGCGCCCGGCACGGATCTCACCATCGAGCTCGCGGAGGGCCACTACTTTGAGGCGGCCGGCCATCCCGACGTCCAGGGACTTCGCTTCGTCGCGAATATCCCGACGGAAGAGGTGTTCACGGCGCCCAAGAAGACCGGCGTGAACGGCACGGTTACGAGCACCATGCCGCTCAATCACGGTGGTTCGCTCATCGAAGGCATCCGCCTGCGCTTCGAAAACGGGCGCATTGTCGAGTACAGCGCGCAGAAGGGCGAGGAGGCGCTCAAGGCCATTATCGAGGCGGACGAGGGCAGCCACTACCTCGGCGAGGTGGCGCTCGTGCCCGTGGACTCGCCCATCGCGCAGATGAACCGGATCTTCTACAACACGCTGTTTGATGAGAACGCCAGCTGCCACTTGGCCATCGGCCGCGCGTATCCGCTCATCGAGGGCGGCCACCAGCTCGCGCACGAGGACTGGGAGGCGCACGGCTTGAACGACAGCCTCATGCACGTGGACTTCATGATTGGCTCGCCTCATCTCGACATCGACGCGGTGCTTCAGGACGGCCGCACGGTGCCCATCTTCCGCGGCGGGCGGTGGGCGAGCGAGGTGTAAGGCCGCTTGCGGCGGAGAGGGGGACGAGAGATGGTAAAGCCTCATTGGGATGCGACGACGTACGAGTTTGCTTCGCGGCGCACGGTCGTGTTCGCCAGGCGGGGGATGGTTGCGACGACGCAGCCGCTCGCCTCTGAGGCGGGGCTCGAGGTCCTTCGGCGCGGCGGCAACGCCATCGACGCGGTGGTGGCGGCTGCGGCTGCTCTCGCCATCGTGGAGCCGACCTCCAACGGCATCGGCAGCGACGCGTTCGCCATCGTTTGGAAAGCTGGCAAGTTGTACGGCCTCAACGCCAGCGGCCACTCGCCCGAGCGGCTGACGCGGGAGGAGCTTGAGCGCCGCGGACTGCGCGAGCTGCCGACGCACGGCTGGCTGCCCGTGACCGTGCCCGGCGCGCCGGCCGCGTGGGCGGCCCTCGTCGAGCGATTCGGCCGGCTGCCGCTCAAGGACGTGCTCGCGCCCGCCGCGGCGCTCGCCCGCGAAGGCTTTCCGGTGCAGCCGGTGACCGCGAAGAATTGGCGCCGCGCGATGGAGGCGCACCGCGGGCGGCTGACGGGAGCAGCGCACGAGCCGTTCTTCCGCCTCTTCGCGCCAGAAGGCGAAGTCCCCGGCCCAGGAGATCTCTTCCGCAATCCGGACGGCGCGCGCACCTTGGAAGCGATTGCTTCGTCCGGCGGGCGCGCATTTTACGAGGGCGAAATTGCCGACGCCATCGACGCGTTCGCACGCGAGACAAGCGGGCTTTTGACCAAGGCCGATCTCGCCGCCTACGCTCCCGAGTGGGTCGATCCGCTCTCGGTGCGCTATCGCGGTTTCGAGGTGTGGGAATTACCGCCGAACGGCCAGGGCATCGTGGCGCTCATGGCGCTCGGTGCACTCGATGGGCTCGATCTCGCCCGCATGGATGAGGCGGATCGCGCCCACGCCATGCTCGAGGCCATCAAGCTGTCGTTCGATGTGGCGCTGCGCGAAGTGGCAGACCCCCGCTTTATGCGCGTTTCGCCCGCGTCGCTCGTGTCAAAGGACCACTTGGAGGCGCTTCGCGCGAAGATCGGCGATGAGGCACACCTGCCTGAGGTGGAGCGCCCGTACTACGGGGGCACCGTGTATCTCTGCGCCGCGGACGGCGAGGGCAACATGGTGTCGTACATCCAGAGCAACTACATGGGCTTTGGCAGCGGCATCGTCGTCCCGGGGACCGGCGTTTCGTTGCAGAACCGCGGGCACAATTTTTCCATGGACCCGTCGCACCCGAACGCCCTCGGCCCCCGCAAGCGCCCGTACCACACCATCATCCCCGGCTTTCTCACGCGCGGGGGCGAGCCCGTGGGGCCGTTTGGCGTCATGGGCGGTTTCATGCAGCCGCAGGGCCACGTCCAGGTGCTCGCGCAGATGCTCGATCTCGCCCGCAACCCACAGTCGGCGCTCGACGCGCCGCGCTGGCAGTGGCTGCAGGGGAAGCGCGTGCTGGCGGAGGCGGCCTTGGGCGAGGACGTGATCGCCAAACTGCGGGCGCGCGGCCACGAGATCGAGGTGACAGACGACGGCACGCCTTTTGGCCGCGGACAGGTCATCTGGCGCCTGGAAAGCGGCGCTTTGGCAGGGGCGACCGAGCCTCGGGCGGATGGGGCGATTGCCGCGTGGTGATGCGCAGGGGCGCGGGTGGGGACTTGGAGGCGACTTCTGTCCCCAGCCCGCGTCCCGCTAGCACTTCGGCACGCCCGCCGGCCCGAGCGCCGAGGCGACGACGGCAAGCGCAGTCCGGACGCCTGCCACCAGGGTGGTGAGCGGCAGGGACGGCGCCTGTTTGTGAAGGACCTGTTCAGTCATGTACGGCACGTGAATAAAGCCTCCGATGATGCCCGGCGACTCTGCGGCGATGAAGTGCATCAGGCGATAGAACGTGTCATTGCACACGAAGGTCCCCGCCGTGTTCGAGATGTACGCGGGAACGCCGGCGCCGCACATGGCTTTGACCATGGCGCGAATCGGAAGCGTCGAGAAGTAGGCGGCGGGCCCGTCCGGCGCGATGGGTTCGTCGATGGGCTTTTGGCCCGCATTGTCCGGGATGCGCGCGTCCATGATATTGATGGCGATGCGCTCCGGGGTCACGTGCGTGCGGCCGCCGGCTTCGCCCAGGCAGACGACGGCGCGCGGCCTGACCTCTCGGATGGCGCTCACGAGTTCCTCTCCGGCCCGGCCGTACACTGTGGGCAGGCGCCGCGCAATCACCCGATAGTGGACGCCCACGGTCTCGCCCGCGAGCGATCTCGCCACCTCCCACGAAGGGTTGAGCGCCTCGCCCTGAAACGGTTCGAATCCTGTCACCAATATCGCGTCCATGGGCCTTCCCCCATCGCCGACCAATTTCCGCGGTGTCGCCGCGGTGTCCTGCGCTAAACTGTTCGCCCTCGTGTCGAGGAAATCCTGTCGGCCGGCGCAAGCGATGCACTTGCAATGACCAAATGACTAAATTAGAATTTTGGTCAGAGCGCCACAGCGCGCAGAAAGCGAGGGATGACCATGCGGGATCGCATTGAGGAGGCCGCCAAGCGCGCGTTCTCCGAATTTGGCTACAAGGGCACGACGATGGATCAGATCGCCCGGCTCGCGGGTGTGAGCAAGGGGGCCATTTATCTCCACTTCCCGAGCAAGGAAGCGCTGTTTCAGCACATGCTGCGCGGGGTCATCGCGCAGGTGCGGGACGCGTTCGAGTCGGCCCAGGTGGATGGCGACGACTACTTTCGCAATCTCGAGCGAGGTCTGCGCGCGCTCATGCGGTTTCGCGCCGATCACGCCATGCTCTCGAAGCTCGTCCAGGAGGTCCGTCAGTTTGGGACGGCGGAGGCACGCGCAGGTCTGCAGGAGCTTGAGACCGCCATCCTAGATTATCTCGCGCGTCATCTGAAGCGCGGCGTGGATCTTGGTGTGGTACGGCCGTGCCGGCTGGACCTCGTGGCGTTCGTCCTGTTGCGCGCGTACACGGCAGTGTTGCGCGACTTTTCGCCTGCGGAAGGTGCGCTCTCGGAAGAGGAGCTGTACGACCTTTTCACGGGCCTGTTTGTCGA
This window harbors:
- a CDS encoding aminopeptidase — translated: MIEPLRKYAELIVRVGVNLQPGQPLVIGFGSRQVYPDQVPFARLLAQAAYDAGASYVHIDWGDEWWLRETVKRADLAILRQRAKWQVEWVERLAEMGAAYIAMPASDPALFAGIPRDRVEQAERAVREAFRPFDNERTSDKYRWTLASAPTQAWADAVHPELPREERFEALWRDILQASRATGEDPIADWEQHIANLKRRAAWLNGLKIHALHYRAPGTDLTIELAEGHYFEAAGHPDVQGLRFVANIPTEEVFTAPKKTGVNGTVTSTMPLNHGGSLIEGIRLRFENGRIVEYSAQKGEEALKAIIEADEGSHYLGEVALVPVDSPIAQMNRIFYNTLFDENASCHLAIGRAYPLIEGGHQLAHEDWEAHGLNDSLMHVDFMIGSPHLDIDAVLQDGRTVPIFRGGRWASEV
- a CDS encoding gamma-glutamyltransferase family protein, translating into MVKPHWDATTYEFASRRTVVFARRGMVATTQPLASEAGLEVLRRGGNAIDAVVAAAAALAIVEPTSNGIGSDAFAIVWKAGKLYGLNASGHSPERLTREELERRGLRELPTHGWLPVTVPGAPAAWAALVERFGRLPLKDVLAPAAALAREGFPVQPVTAKNWRRAMEAHRGRLTGAAHEPFFRLFAPEGEVPGPGDLFRNPDGARTLEAIASSGGRAFYEGEIADAIDAFARETSGLLTKADLAAYAPEWVDPLSVRYRGFEVWELPPNGQGIVALMALGALDGLDLARMDEADRAHAMLEAIKLSFDVALREVADPRFMRVSPASLVSKDHLEALRAKIGDEAHLPEVERPYYGGTVYLCAADGEGNMVSYIQSNYMGFGSGIVVPGTGVSLQNRGHNFSMDPSHPNALGPRKRPYHTIIPGFLTRGGEPVGPFGVMGGFMQPQGHVQVLAQMLDLARNPQSALDAPRWQWLQGKRVLAEAALGEDVIAKLRARGHEIEVTDDGTPFGRGQVIWRLESGALAGATEPRADGAIAAW
- the pcp gene encoding pyroglutamyl-peptidase I, translating into MDAILVTGFEPFQGEALNPSWEVARSLAGETVGVHYRVIARRLPTVYGRAGEELVSAIREVRPRAVVCLGEAGGRTHVTPERIAINIMDARIPDNAGQKPIDEPIAPDGPAAYFSTLPIRAMVKAMCGAGVPAYISNTAGTFVCNDTFYRLMHFIAAESPGIIGGFIHVPYMTEQVLHKQAPSLPLTTLVAGVRTALAVVASALGPAGVPKC
- a CDS encoding TetR/AcrR family transcriptional regulator — encoded protein: MRDRIEEAAKRAFSEFGYKGTTMDQIARLAGVSKGAIYLHFPSKEALFQHMLRGVIAQVRDAFESAQVDGDDYFRNLERGLRALMRFRADHAMLSKLVQEVRQFGTAEARAGLQELETAILDYLARHLKRGVDLGVVRPCRLDLVAFVLLRAYTAVLRDFSPAEGALSEEELYDLFTGLFVDGLRLRPGDGEPATAQTEQER